A window of Bufo gargarizans isolate SCDJY-AF-19 chromosome 9, ASM1485885v1, whole genome shotgun sequence contains these coding sequences:
- the LOC122946121 gene encoding zinc finger protein 829-like isoform X2 — translation MRCLIPLKLPDILLTVYTMTEQILNLTLEIIHLLTGEDYMVVKKYSECVTTSSDPYASQEWTKTPTSMMVPPPISLTHHRDKEQKILENVNKIIQMLTGEVSVRSQDITVHFSMEEWEYLEGHKDQYEDFMMENHQPLNPQDIHLKLQHDNRLPHSELGCLSDGEHFISPSLPSSDPTTLTKLLTQSQIAKENPCPEDNSRCISCQVIYKEKPFSCPECGKRFKLKRHAIHHLKSHSAEKRHSCTECDKHFAHKSNLVIHQRLHTGEKPYLCPECGKCFTSNSKLVRHKRMHTGERPYSCPECEKCFSYRSHVVLHQRIHTGEKPFQCLECGKCFLSNSKLVRHQKTHARKKR, via the exons ATGAG GTGTCTCATCCCACTCAAGCTACCAGATATTTTGCTGACTGTCTACACTATGACTGAGCAGATATTaaacctcaccttggagatcatccatctgctgactggagag GATTACATGGTAGTGAAGAAATATAGTGAGTGTGTGACAACCAGCTCCGATCCCTATGCGTCACAAGAATGGACCAAGACCCCAACCTCCATGATGGTGCCTCCGCCTATATCACTGACACATCATAGAGATAaagagcagaagatcctagagaaTGTCAACAAAATCATCCAGATGCTGAccggagag GTCTCTGTAAGGAGTCAGGACATCACTGtccatttctccatggaggagtgggagtatttagaaggacacaaggatcagtATGAGGACTTCATGATGGAGAATCACCAGCCCCTCAACCCACAGG ATATCCATCTGAAACTCCAGCACGACAATCGGCTTCCACATAGTGAACTAGGATGCCTTAGTGATGGAGAACACTTCATTTCCCCAAGTCTACCTTCATCTGATCCCACCACTCTCACGAAGCTACTCACTCAATCACAAATTGCTAAAGAAAACCCTTGTCCAGAAGATAATTCTAGATGCATTTCATGCCAGGTGATATACaaggaaaagccattttcatgtccagaatgtgggaaacgtttCAAATTGAAAAGACATGCCATTCATCATCTAAAAAGTCACAGTGCGGAGAAGCGGCATTCATGTACAGAATGCGATAAACATTTTGCCCACAAATCCAATCTTGTCATTCATCAAAGGCTCCACacgggagagaagccatatttgtgtccggaatgtgggaaatgttttacatccAATTCAAAACTTGTCAGACACAAGAGAATGCACACCGGGGAGAGGCCATACTCATGTCCAGAATGCGAGAAATGTTTTTCTTACAGATCGCATGTTGTTCTCCACCAAAGgatccacacaggagagaaaccatttcagtgtttagaatgtgggaaatgttttttatcTAATTCAAAACTTGTCAGACATCAGAAAACTCACGCGAGAAAGAAAAGGTag
- the LOC122946121 gene encoding zinc finger protein 501-like isoform X1: protein MSYPGAYLRWKQLLQGPNSGRGPGGRQMDLFSGSREQCLIPLKLPDILLTVYTMTEQILNLTLEIIHLLTGEDYMVVKKYSECVTTSSDPYASQEWTKTPTSMMVPPPISLTHHRDKEQKILENVNKIIQMLTGEVSVRSQDITVHFSMEEWEYLEGHKDQYEDFMMENHQPLNPQDIHLKLQHDNRLPHSELGCLSDGEHFISPSLPSSDPTTLTKLLTQSQIAKENPCPEDNSRCISCQVIYKEKPFSCPECGKRFKLKRHAIHHLKSHSAEKRHSCTECDKHFAHKSNLVIHQRLHTGEKPYLCPECGKCFTSNSKLVRHKRMHTGERPYSCPECEKCFSYRSHVVLHQRIHTGEKPFQCLECGKCFLSNSKLVRHQKTHARKKR, encoded by the exons ATGAGCTATCCAGGGGCGTACCTACGATGGAAGCAGCTTCTACAAGGACCAAATTCAGGAAGGGGCCCAGGAGGAAGACAAATGGATCTATTTTCAGGGTCCAGGGAGCA GTGTCTCATCCCACTCAAGCTACCAGATATTTTGCTGACTGTCTACACTATGACTGAGCAGATATTaaacctcaccttggagatcatccatctgctgactggagag GATTACATGGTAGTGAAGAAATATAGTGAGTGTGTGACAACCAGCTCCGATCCCTATGCGTCACAAGAATGGACCAAGACCCCAACCTCCATGATGGTGCCTCCGCCTATATCACTGACACATCATAGAGATAaagagcagaagatcctagagaaTGTCAACAAAATCATCCAGATGCTGAccggagag GTCTCTGTAAGGAGTCAGGACATCACTGtccatttctccatggaggagtgggagtatttagaaggacacaaggatcagtATGAGGACTTCATGATGGAGAATCACCAGCCCCTCAACCCACAGG ATATCCATCTGAAACTCCAGCACGACAATCGGCTTCCACATAGTGAACTAGGATGCCTTAGTGATGGAGAACACTTCATTTCCCCAAGTCTACCTTCATCTGATCCCACCACTCTCACGAAGCTACTCACTCAATCACAAATTGCTAAAGAAAACCCTTGTCCAGAAGATAATTCTAGATGCATTTCATGCCAGGTGATATACaaggaaaagccattttcatgtccagaatgtgggaaacgtttCAAATTGAAAAGACATGCCATTCATCATCTAAAAAGTCACAGTGCGGAGAAGCGGCATTCATGTACAGAATGCGATAAACATTTTGCCCACAAATCCAATCTTGTCATTCATCAAAGGCTCCACacgggagagaagccatatttgtgtccggaatgtgggaaatgttttacatccAATTCAAAACTTGTCAGACACAAGAGAATGCACACCGGGGAGAGGCCATACTCATGTCCAGAATGCGAGAAATGTTTTTCTTACAGATCGCATGTTGTTCTCCACCAAAGgatccacacaggagagaaaccatttcagtgtttagaatgtgggaaatgttttttatcTAATTCAAAACTTGTCAGACATCAGAAAACTCACGCGAGAAAGAAAAGGTag
- the LOC122946121 gene encoding zinc finger protein 829-like isoform X3 translates to MCLIPLKLPDILLTVYTMTEQILNLTLEIIHLLTGEDYMVVKKYSECVTTSSDPYASQEWTKTPTSMMVPPPISLTHHRDKEQKILENVNKIIQMLTGEVSVRSQDITVHFSMEEWEYLEGHKDQYEDFMMENHQPLNPQDIHLKLQHDNRLPHSELGCLSDGEHFISPSLPSSDPTTLTKLLTQSQIAKENPCPEDNSRCISCQVIYKEKPFSCPECGKRFKLKRHAIHHLKSHSAEKRHSCTECDKHFAHKSNLVIHQRLHTGEKPYLCPECGKCFTSNSKLVRHKRMHTGERPYSCPECEKCFSYRSHVVLHQRIHTGEKPFQCLECGKCFLSNSKLVRHQKTHARKKR, encoded by the exons AT GTGTCTCATCCCACTCAAGCTACCAGATATTTTGCTGACTGTCTACACTATGACTGAGCAGATATTaaacctcaccttggagatcatccatctgctgactggagag GATTACATGGTAGTGAAGAAATATAGTGAGTGTGTGACAACCAGCTCCGATCCCTATGCGTCACAAGAATGGACCAAGACCCCAACCTCCATGATGGTGCCTCCGCCTATATCACTGACACATCATAGAGATAaagagcagaagatcctagagaaTGTCAACAAAATCATCCAGATGCTGAccggagag GTCTCTGTAAGGAGTCAGGACATCACTGtccatttctccatggaggagtgggagtatttagaaggacacaaggatcagtATGAGGACTTCATGATGGAGAATCACCAGCCCCTCAACCCACAGG ATATCCATCTGAAACTCCAGCACGACAATCGGCTTCCACATAGTGAACTAGGATGCCTTAGTGATGGAGAACACTTCATTTCCCCAAGTCTACCTTCATCTGATCCCACCACTCTCACGAAGCTACTCACTCAATCACAAATTGCTAAAGAAAACCCTTGTCCAGAAGATAATTCTAGATGCATTTCATGCCAGGTGATATACaaggaaaagccattttcatgtccagaatgtgggaaacgtttCAAATTGAAAAGACATGCCATTCATCATCTAAAAAGTCACAGTGCGGAGAAGCGGCATTCATGTACAGAATGCGATAAACATTTTGCCCACAAATCCAATCTTGTCATTCATCAAAGGCTCCACacgggagagaagccatatttgtgtccggaatgtgggaaatgttttacatccAATTCAAAACTTGTCAGACACAAGAGAATGCACACCGGGGAGAGGCCATACTCATGTCCAGAATGCGAGAAATGTTTTTCTTACAGATCGCATGTTGTTCTCCACCAAAGgatccacacaggagagaaaccatttcagtgtttagaatgtgggaaatgttttttatcTAATTCAAAACTTGTCAGACATCAGAAAACTCACGCGAGAAAGAAAAGGTag